From a single Populus trichocarpa isolate Nisqually-1 chromosome 17, P.trichocarpa_v4.1, whole genome shotgun sequence genomic region:
- the LOC7461269 gene encoding 7-deoxyloganetin glucosyltransferase isoform X1: MGSLPKSTKAHAVCVPYPAQGHITPMLKVAKLLHHKGFHITFVNSEYNHRRLLKSRGRNSLDVLPDFQFETIPDGLGDQIDADVTQDTSFLCDSISKACLVPFRNLLAKLNSSNVVPPVTCIVADSGMSFALNVKEELQIPVITFWTSSACGTLAYAHYKHLVERGYTPLKEESDLTNGYLETKIDWIPGMKDIRLKDLPTFIRTTDRNDVMLNFVIRIIDRASKPSAALVNTFDDLDHDVLVALSSMFPPIYSVGPLNLLLDQTQNDYLASIGSSLWKEETECLHWLDSKDPNSVVYVNFGSITVMNPQQLVEFSWGLANSKKNFLWIIRPDLVRGDSAVLLPPEFLEETRERGLMASCCAQEKVLKHSSIGGFLSHMGWNSTIESMSNGVPMLCWPFFSEQQTNCKFACVDWGVGMEIESDANRDEVEKLVIELIDREKGKEMKRKAMEWKSKAEATTGINGSSSMNFDKLVNDVLRFQKP; this comes from the exons ATGGGATCTCTTCCAAAGAGCACCAAGGCTCATGCCGTGTGCGTCCCATATCCAGCTCAAGGTCACATAACTCCTATGCTCAAAGTAGCAAAACTACTCCATCACAAAGGCTTTCACATCACCTTTGTCAACTCTGAATACAATCACAGACGTTTGCTCAAGTCCAGAGGCCGTAACTCCCTTGATGTCTTGCCTGATTTCCAGTTTGAAACCATTCCAGATGGTCTAGGCGATCAGATCGATGCTGATGTTACCCAAGACACTTCATTTCTCTGTGACTCTATCTCAAAGGCTTGCTTAGTCCCATTTCGCAACCTTCTTGCCAAACTCAATTCATCAAATGTTGTCCCGCCTGTAACTTGCATAGTAGCAGACAGTGGCATGTCCTTCGCTCTCAATGTTAAGGAGGAACTTCAAATCCCAGTCATCACTTTCTGGACTTCAAGTGCATGTGGCACATTGGCCTATGCTCATTACAAACATCTTGTTGAAAGAGGTTACACACCACTCAAAG AAGAAAGCGATTTGACAAATGGATATTTGGAGACAAAAATAGACTGGATTCCTGGAATGAAAGATATTCGTCTGAAGGACCTTCCGACCTTCATTCGCACAACAGATCGAAACGACGTTATGCTAAACTTTGTGATAAGAATAATTGATAGAGCTTCAAAGCCTTCAGCTGCTCTTGTGAATACTTTTGATGACTTAGATCATGATGTTCTGGTTGCTCTCTCATCTATGTTTCCTCCGATTTATTCTGTTGGTCCTCTTAATTTGCttcttgatcaaacacagaatGATTATCTAGCATCAATTGGATCCAGTCTGTGGAAAGAAGAGACTGAATGCCTGCACTGGCTCGACTCCAAGGATCCCAATTCTGTTGTCTACGTGAATTTTGGAAGCATAACTGTCATGAATCCACAGCAACTTGTGGAGTTTTCTTGGGGACTAGCTAACAGCAAGAAGAATTTTTTATGGATAATCAGGCCTGATCTTGTCAGGGGCGACTCAGCGGTACTTTTGCCTCCAGAGTTTCTTGAAGAGACTCGAGAAAGAGGCCTGATGGCGAGCTGCTGTGCGCAGGAAAAAGTCCTGAAGCATTCATCGATAGGAGGGTTTTTAAGTCACATGGGGTGGAACTCCACCATTGAAAGCATGTCCAACGGCGTGCCGATGCTATGCTGGCCTTTTTTCTCCGAACAACAAACTAACTGTAAGTTTGCTTGCGTTGATTGGGGTGTTGGCATGGAAATTGAAAGCGATGCAAATAGAGATGAAGTAGAGAAGCTTGTGATAGAGTTAATTGATAGGGAGAAAG
- the LOC7496618 gene encoding 7-deoxyloganetin glucosyltransferase isoform X1 produces MVSIELANKPHAVCIPFPAQGHINPMLKLAKLLHFKGFHITFVNTEYNHRRLLKSRGSSSLDGLPDFQFKTIPDGLPPSDIADATQDIPSLCDCTSTTCLAPFRDLIVKLNSSSIVPQVTCIISDACMSFTLDAAEEFGIPEALFWTPSACGVLGYAQYRSLIERGLTPLKDATDLTNGYLETSIDWIPGMKNIRLRDLPSFVRTTDINDFMLHFLIREIDRTSRASAVIINTFDSFEQDVLDALSPMFPPIYTLGPLQLLVDQIPNGNLKNIGSNLWKDHPECIEWLDSKGPNSVVYVNFGSITVITAQQMIEFAWGLANSNKPFLWIIRPDLIVGEAAMLPPEFLSVTKDRSLLVSWCPQEQVLKHPSIGGFLSHMGWNSTLESICGGVPMVCWPFFGEQQTNCWFACTKWGIGMEIENNVKRDEVEKLVRELMEGEKGKDMKRKAMEWKTKAEEAAWTGDASHRNLDRLVKVLASEQIS; encoded by the exons ATGGTGTCCATAGAATTGGCAAATAAACCCCATGCCGTGTGTATCCCTTTTCCAGCCCAGGGTCACATAAACCCAATGCTAAAACTAGCAAAACTACTCCACTTCAAAGGTTTTCACATAACCTTTGTTAATACAGAGTATAACCACAGACGCTTACTCAAGTCTAGAGGCAGCAGCTCTCTTGATGGCTTGCCAGACTTCCAGTTTAAGACCATTCCTGATGGTCTTCCACCATCAGATATTGCTGATGCCACTCAAGACATCCCATCTCTTTGTGACTGCACCTCCACGACTTGCTTAGCCCCATTTCGTGATCTTATTGTCAAACTCAACTCCTCCAGTATTGTGCCCCAGGTGACATGTATTATCTCTGATGCTTGCATGAGCTTCACTCTTGACGCAGCTGAAGAATTCGGAATTCCTGAAGCGCTGTTTTGGACACCTAGCGCCTGTGGTGTTTTGGGCTACGCACAATATCGTTCTCTTATCGAAAGAGGCTTGACACCTCTGAAAG acgCGACCGATCTAACAAATGGGTACTTAGAAACATCCATAGATTGGATTCCAGGAATGAAAAATATCCGTTTGAGGGATCTTCCAAGTTTTGTCAGAACTACAGACATAAACGACTTCATGCTTCACTTCCTGATAAGAGAAATAGACAGAACCTCAAGAGCTTCTGCTGTCATTATTAACACCTTTGACTCCTTCGAACAAGATGTTTTGGATGCTTTATCCCCAATGTTTCCTCCAATTTACACACTTGGTCCTCTCCAGTTGCTTGTTGATCAGATTCCAAATGGTAATCTGAAAAATATTGGCTCCAATCTTTGGAAAGATCATCCAGAGTGCATTGAATGGCTTGATTCAAAAGGACCAAACTCTGTGGTGTATGTAAATTTTGGTAGCATCACTGTAATAACTGCACAGCAAATGATTGAATTTGCTTGGGGACTAGCCAACAGCAACAAACCTTTCTTATGGATAATAAGGCCTGATCTTATTGTAGGTGAAGCCGCGATGTTGCCACCTGAATTTTTATCTGTAACAAAGGATAGAAGTTTGCTAGTAAGCTGGTGTCCTCAAGAACAAGTCCTGAAGCATCCTTCCATAGGAGGGTTTTTAAGTCACATGGGGTGGAACTCGACATTGGAAAGTATCTGTGGAGGTGTCCCAATGGTTTGTTGGCCGTTTTTCGGTGAGCAACAGACCAACTGTTGGTTTGCTTGTACTAAGTGGGGTATCGGAATGGAGATAGAAAACAACGTGAAAAGAGATGAAGTGGAAAAACTTGTGAGGGAGTTAATGGAGGGAGAGAAGGGAAAAGATATGAAAAGGAAGGCAATGGAATGGAAAACCAAGGCAGAGGAGGCAGCTTGGACCGGTGATGCTTCTCATAGGAATCTGGATCGATTGGTAAAAGTTCTTGCAAGCGAGCAAATAAGTTAG